From one Marmota flaviventris isolate mMarFla1 chromosome 1, mMarFla1.hap1, whole genome shotgun sequence genomic stretch:
- the LOC139704787 gene encoding transmembrane protein 132B-like, translating to MKSKVDTIVNFTHQHFTSQVQVTVWVPRLPLHIEISDTELSQIKGWRIPVASNRRPTWESEDKEDKEKKGRGCSLQYQNALVRVLTQFVTESSDLGQLTYMLGPDWQFDITDLVTEFMKVEEPRVAQLQDGRTLVGREPGITTVQVLSPLSDSILAEKTVIVLDDRVTIVELGVQLVAGLSLSLQPHRVDRRVMVSTVAAQDVLQAPQQEAIVSSWILFSDGSVTPLDIYDPKDFSITVSSLDEMVVSVQPNLQSQWPVVVAEGEGQGPLIKLEMMISEPCQKTKRKSVFAVGKGSVKVRFAPGIEEEHRGGSNDIEGVNREYKDHLSNSIEREGSQERAVQEWLQRGGPAGPEDRTNRSTTLPLPGEGKDKKLLKSGGADAFTSFPTQGKFPESSNPSDLTVASRGLTDLEISMYALLCVFCLAILVFLINCVAFAWKYRHKRLAVSEQGNIPHSHDWVWLGNEVELLENPVDITLPSEECTTMIDRGLQFEERNFLLNGGSQKPFHSQLLRPSDYVYEKEMKNEPVNSSGPKRKRVKFTSYTTILPEDGGPYTNSILFGCDDNIKWVCQDMGLGDSQDFGDYMERLQDQM from the exons ATGAAGAGTAAAGTGGACACGATAGTGAACTTCACCCACCAGCACTTCACCTCCCAGGTGCAAGTCACTGTCTGGGTGCCCCGACTCCCCTTGCATATTGAGATCTCAGACACAGAGCTGAGCCAGATCAAGGGTTGGAGGATCCCGGTGGCCTCTAACAGAAG GCCCACCTGGGAGAGCGAAGACAAGGAGGACAAGGAAAAGAAGGGGCGAGGCTGCTCCCTGCAGTACCAGAATGCCCTGGTGCGCGTCCTCACCCAGTTTGTGACTGAGTCATCTGACTTGGGTCAGCTGACCTACATGTTGGGCCCAGACTGGCAGTTTGACATCACTGACCTTGTGACAGAGTTCATGAAGGTGGAGGAGCCCAGAGTCGCCCAGTTACAGGATGGCAGGACCCTGGTTGGTCGGGAGCCGGGAATCACCACTGTTCAG GTCCTCTCACCTCTCTCTGACTCCATCCTGGCTGAGAAGACAGTTATTGTCCTGGATGACCGCGTCACCATCGTGGAGCTGGGCGTTCAGCTGGTGGCTGGCTTGTCCCTCTCCCTGCAGCCTCACAGGGTGGACCGAAGGGTCATGGTCTCCACAGTGGCTGCCCAGGATGTCCTCCAGGCCCCACAGCAG GAAGCCATAGTCAGTTCTTGGATTTTGTTCAGTGATGGCTCCGTGACACCTTTAGACATTTATGATCCCAAGGATTTTTCCATAACTGTCTCATCATTGGATGAAATGGTGGTGTCTGTCCAGCCAAACTTGCAGTCCCAGTGGCCAGTTGTGGTTGCAGAGGGTGAAGGACAAGGGCCCCTGATAAAGTTGGAGATGATGATCAGCGAGCCTTGCCAGAAGACCAAGAGGAAGAGTGTTTTTGCTGTGGGTAAAGGAAGCGTCAAGGTCAGGTTTGCACCAGGCATAGAGGAGGAGCACCGAGGAGGCAGCAATGACATTGAGGGTGTGAACCGGGAATACAAAGATCACCTGAGCAACTCCATAGAGCGGGAAGGGAGCCAGGAGCGAGCAGTCCAGGAATGGCTCCAGCGTGGGGGCCCTGCTGGCCCAGAGGACAGGACCAACAGGAGCACAACCCTGCCACTGCCTGGAGAGGGGAAGGACAAGAAGCTACTCAAGAGTGGTGGTGCAGATGCCTTCACCAGCTTCCCCACCCAGGGGAAGTTTCCAGAATCCAGTAACCCTAGTGACCTTACAGTGGCCTCCAGGGGCTTGACGGACTTGGAGATCAGCATGTACGCCCTGCTCTGCGTCTTCTGCCTGGCCATCCTGGTCTTCCTGATCAACTGTGTGGCATTTGCCTGGAAGTACAGACACAAAAGGCTTGCGGTGAGCGAGCAGGGCAACATCCCCCACTCCCACGACTGGGTCTGGCTTGGGAACGAGGTGGAGCTTTTGGAGAACCCAGTGGACATCACGCTCCCCTCGGAGGAGTGCACGACCATGATAGACAGGGGGCTGCAGTTCGAGGAGAGGAACTTCCTGCTGAACGGAGGTTCCCAGAAGCCCTTCCACAGTCAGCTGCTCAGACCTTCTGACTATGTCTATgagaaagagatgaaaaatgaacCTGTGAACTCTTCTGGCCCGAAGAGGAAGAGGGTCAAGTTTACTTCCTACACCACCATCCTCCCTGAGGATGGGGGCCCGTACACCAACTCCATCCTGTTTGGCTGTGATGACAACATCAAGTGGGTCTGCCAGGACATGGGGCTGGGGGACTCACAGGACTTCGGAGACTATATGGAAAGACTGCAGGACCAGATGTAA